The genomic DNA CTACCGTCAGCGTTATCTTGATTTAATAATGAGTCCTGACTCTAAAGAAACGTTCATTGCAAGAAGTCGCATCATCCAATCGATGAGACGTTATCTTGATGACCAGGGTTTCCTAGAAGTTGAAACACCAATGATGCACTCTATTCCTGGCGGCGCATCAGCGCGTCCTTTCGTTACACACCACAACGCTCTTGATATGGAGCTTTATATGCGTATTGCCATTGAACTACATCTAAAGCGATTGATTGTAGGTGGCATGGAGCGTGTATATGAAATCGGAAGAGTTTTCCGAAATGAAGGTGTTTCTACACGACACAATCCTGAATTCACAATGCTTGAGTTATACGAAGCCTATGCGGATTATAAAGACGTCATGTCCTTAACAGAGCAAATGGTTGCTCACATCGCTAAAGAGGTAACAGGCTCTACAATGATTCAGTACGGTGATTATGAGATTAACCTCGAACCAGAGTGGAAAAGAGTGCATATGGTTGATGCTGTTAAAGAAGCAACAGGTGTCGACTTCTGGAAAGAGATGACGGATGAAGAAGCGCGCAGTATCGCTAAGGAACATGGCATCGAAATCAAAGAGACAATGGAATTCGGACATGTCGTAAATGAATTCTTTGAACAGAAAGTTGAAGAAACGCTCATTCAACCTACTTTTGTATATGGACATCCGGTGGCTATTTCGCCTCTAGCTAAGAAAAATCCTGAAGATGGCCGTTTCACAGATCGTTTTGAGTTGTTTATCGTAGCTCGTGAACACGCCAACGCATTTACTGAGCTTAATGATCCAATTGATCAAAGAGAACGGTTTGAAGCGCAG from Pseudalkalibacillus hwajinpoensis includes the following:
- the lysS gene encoding lysine--tRNA ligase, which encodes MSQELELNDLLKVRREKLDVLKENNIDPFGHRFDRSHSASKMLEEFDSFSKEELAEQSKAVSLAGRIMTKRGKGKAGFAHIQDLTGQIQLYVRKDTVGDEQYDLFDSMDIGDIIGVSGEAFKTKVGELSVKVSDLHLLSKSLRPLPDKFHGLKDVEQRYRQRYLDLIMSPDSKETFIARSRIIQSMRRYLDDQGFLEVETPMMHSIPGGASARPFVTHHNALDMELYMRIAIELHLKRLIVGGMERVYEIGRVFRNEGVSTRHNPEFTMLELYEAYADYKDVMSLTEQMVAHIAKEVTGSTMIQYGDYEINLEPEWKRVHMVDAVKEATGVDFWKEMTDEEARSIAKEHGIEIKETMEFGHVVNEFFEQKVEETLIQPTFVYGHPVAISPLAKKNPEDGRFTDRFELFIVAREHANAFTELNDPIDQRERFEAQLVEREQGNDEAHMMDHDFIEALEYGLPPTGGLGIGIDRLVMLLTNSPSIRDVLLFPQMRNTER